One genomic region from Paraburkholderia azotifigens encodes:
- a CDS encoding MFS transporter, protein MSDRPSDSASLPAAHRNLSVSARNRARYATMALFFIAGMMYASWGVHVPTVRDRFQLNPAMLSVALFAVAGGSIGAMVTNGPWIARVGTRRACLAGGLVMSACAALILVVPSYWMLLVLLAFFGAGMATLDVAMNAEASAVEEALGRPIMSSLHGMFSLGGMAGAAVGGAALAHGMAPAVHLLLAALVSAGVLVAACPAVLPHVPHSEHPDAHAPRGNRWRSPALWALGAIALIALIAEGAMYDWATVYMRDVVASTPAAASAAYAAFSGGMAAARFAGDAVRARFGAPQLIATSASLACAGMIGALLLPNPVAALTGFTMMGLGLANMMPVLFAAAARVKGIPAAEGLSHVAGLAYFGLLLGPVIIGGVAQVTNLPVGLSVVALCAALVAFIGPKVLRRLGI, encoded by the coding sequence GTGTCCGACCGCCCTTCCGATTCCGCATCCCTGCCCGCGGCGCATCGCAATCTGTCCGTGAGCGCGCGCAACCGTGCGCGTTACGCGACGATGGCGCTCTTTTTCATCGCCGGGATGATGTATGCGTCGTGGGGCGTTCACGTGCCGACCGTGCGCGACCGCTTTCAGCTGAATCCCGCGATGCTGTCGGTCGCGCTGTTCGCGGTCGCGGGCGGCTCGATCGGCGCAATGGTGACGAACGGACCGTGGATCGCACGCGTCGGCACGCGCCGCGCGTGTCTGGCGGGCGGCCTCGTGATGTCGGCGTGCGCGGCACTGATTCTCGTCGTGCCGTCGTACTGGATGCTGCTCGTGCTGCTCGCTTTTTTCGGGGCAGGCATGGCGACACTCGACGTCGCGATGAACGCCGAAGCGAGCGCCGTCGAAGAGGCGCTCGGCCGGCCGATCATGTCGTCCCTGCACGGCATGTTCAGCCTCGGCGGCATGGCGGGCGCGGCCGTCGGCGGAGCGGCGCTGGCGCATGGCATGGCGCCCGCCGTGCATCTGCTGCTCGCGGCGCTCGTCAGCGCGGGCGTGCTGGTGGCTGCATGCCCCGCCGTGCTGCCGCATGTTCCGCATTCCGAGCATCCCGACGCGCATGCGCCGCGCGGCAACCGCTGGCGCTCGCCCGCGCTGTGGGCGCTCGGCGCGATTGCGCTGATCGCGTTGATCGCGGAAGGCGCGATGTACGACTGGGCAACAGTGTATATGCGCGACGTCGTCGCGTCGACGCCCGCCGCGGCGAGCGCCGCCTATGCAGCGTTCTCGGGCGGCATGGCCGCCGCGCGCTTCGCCGGCGACGCCGTGCGCGCGCGTTTCGGCGCGCCGCAACTGATTGCCACGAGTGCGTCGCTGGCCTGCGCGGGCATGATCGGCGCGCTGCTTCTGCCGAATCCTGTCGCGGCGCTGACCGGCTTCACGATGATGGGTCTCGGTCTCGCCAACATGATGCCGGTGCTGTTCGCGGCCGCGGCCCGCGTGAAGGGCATTCCGGCCGCCGAGGGTCTTTCGCACGTAGCCGGGCTCGCGTATTTCGGCTTGCTGCTCGGACCGGTGATCATCGGCGGCGTTGCGCAGGTGACGAATCTGCCCGTCGGGCTATCGGTCGTCGCGCTGTGCGCCGCGCTCGTCGCGTTCATCGGGCCGAAGGTGTTGCGCCGGCTCGGCATCTGA
- a CDS encoding cupin-like domain-containing protein — protein MIDDEWRRWIAENLLLDASPEHVHAVLIEHGFEREHALCEIDSTLQSPYFQAGARLRNRLRKREWMLSVYGELNRMRTGADCVERRARLSRDAFYEQFYFQNRPVIVTGMIDSWPARRRWNFDYFRARCAQAEVEVQYGRDADANYEINQPSLRRAMRFGEYVDLVERAGVTNDFYMTANNASRNRGSLAALWDDVPPIGEYLDAASADAGYFWFGPAGTKTPFHHDLTNNLMAQVIGRKRVLLVPFTDTAHMYNHLHCYSQVDGGALDAERFPSFEQAQVIECTLEPGELLFLPIGWWHYVEALDASVTMTYTNFLERNDFARTYSTYREL, from the coding sequence ATGATCGATGACGAATGGCGGCGCTGGATCGCCGAAAACCTGTTGCTCGATGCATCGCCCGAACACGTGCATGCCGTGCTCATCGAACATGGCTTCGAGCGCGAACACGCGTTATGCGAGATCGATAGCACACTGCAAAGCCCTTATTTTCAAGCAGGCGCACGCTTGCGCAATCGTTTGCGCAAGCGCGAATGGATGCTTTCCGTGTACGGTGAGCTAAATCGCATGCGCACGGGAGCGGATTGCGTCGAACGTCGCGCGCGGCTGTCGCGCGATGCGTTTTACGAGCAGTTCTATTTTCAGAACCGGCCTGTGATCGTCACCGGCATGATCGATTCGTGGCCTGCACGCAGACGCTGGAATTTCGATTACTTTCGCGCGCGTTGCGCGCAGGCCGAAGTGGAAGTGCAGTATGGCCGCGATGCCGACGCGAACTACGAGATCAATCAGCCGTCGCTGCGGCGCGCGATGCGTTTTGGCGAATATGTCGATCTCGTCGAACGCGCCGGCGTCACCAACGATTTCTACATGACCGCGAACAACGCGTCGCGCAACCGCGGTTCGCTCGCGGCGTTGTGGGACGACGTGCCGCCCATCGGCGAATATCTGGATGCCGCGTCCGCCGATGCTGGTTATTTCTGGTTCGGACCGGCCGGCACGAAGACGCCGTTTCATCACGACCTCACCAACAACCTGATGGCGCAGGTGATCGGCCGCAAACGCGTGCTGCTCGTGCCGTTCACCGACACCGCGCATATGTACAACCATCTGCATTGCTATTCGCAGGTCGATGGCGGCGCGCTCGACGCGGAGCGCTTCCCCTCGTTCGAACAGGCGCAGGTGATCGAGTGCACGCTCGAACCGGGGGAACTGCTGTTTCTCCCGATCGGCTGGTGGCACTACGTCGAGGCGCTAGATGCATCCGTCACGATGACCTACACGAATTTTCTCGAACGCAACGATTTTGCCCGCACGTACAGCACGTATCGCGAGCTGTGA
- a CDS encoding branched-chain amino acid ABC transporter substrate-binding protein: MNIKIQKLLPISAAAMLFATLATTASADTVVKIGHVAPLTGGIAHLGKDNENGARLAVEEINAKGLTIGGQKITLQLDAQDDAADPRTATQVAQKLVDDKVVAVVGHLNSGTSIPASKIYSDAGIVQISPSATNPAYTQQGFKTTYRVVATDAQQGPALANYAAKGLKVKSVAIVDDSTAYGQGLANEFEKTAKSLGLNVMSHDATNDKAVDFRAILTKIKGENPDAIMYGGMDATGGPFAKQAKQLGLRAKVLAGDGVCTDKLSDLAGDATDNIVCSEAGMALEKMEGGQAFQAKYQKRFGQPIQIYAPFTYDAVYIIVDAMKRAGSTDPAKILAVMPNTDYKGVIGETTFDSKGDLKHGVISLYNYKSGKKTLLDVVKM; encoded by the coding sequence ATGAACATCAAAATTCAAAAGCTGTTGCCCATCAGCGCTGCGGCGATGCTGTTTGCAACGTTGGCGACGACGGCTTCGGCCGATACCGTGGTCAAGATCGGCCATGTTGCGCCTTTGACGGGTGGCATTGCTCACCTGGGCAAGGACAACGAAAACGGCGCGCGTCTCGCAGTCGAAGAGATCAACGCCAAGGGTCTGACGATCGGCGGCCAGAAGATCACGCTGCAACTGGATGCACAGGACGACGCAGCTGACCCGCGTACCGCCACGCAGGTTGCGCAGAAGCTGGTCGACGACAAGGTTGTCGCTGTCGTCGGTCACCTGAACTCGGGCACCTCGATCCCGGCTTCGAAGATCTACAGCGATGCAGGCATCGTTCAGATCTCGCCGTCGGCAACGAACCCGGCCTACACGCAACAGGGCTTCAAGACGACGTACCGCGTCGTGGCAACGGATGCGCAGCAAGGCCCGGCACTGGCCAACTACGCAGCCAAGGGCCTGAAGGTGAAGAGCGTCGCGATCGTCGACGACTCGACGGCATATGGCCAGGGTCTCGCGAACGAATTCGAAAAGACGGCAAAGTCGCTGGGTCTGAACGTGATGTCGCATGACGCGACGAACGACAAGGCTGTCGACTTCCGCGCGATTCTGACGAAGATCAAGGGCGAAAACCCGGACGCGATCATGTACGGCGGCATGGACGCCACGGGCGGCCCGTTCGCCAAGCAAGCCAAGCAGCTCGGCCTGCGCGCGAAGGTGCTGGCTGGCGACGGCGTGTGTACCGACAAGCTGTCTGACCTCGCTGGCGACGCAACCGACAACATCGTCTGCTCCGAAGCCGGCATGGCGCTCGAGAAGATGGAAGGCGGCCAGGCGTTCCAGGCGAAGTACCAGAAGCGTTTCGGTCAGCCGATCCAGATCTACGCTCCGTTCACGTATGACGCTGTGTATATCATCGTCGACGCAATGAAGCGTGCTGGCTCGACGGATCCGGCGAAGATCCTCGCAGTAATGCCGAACACCGACTACAAGGGTGTGATCGGCGAAACGACGTTCGACTCGAAGGGCGACCTGAAGCACGGCGTGATCTCGCTGTACAACTACAAGTCCGGCAAGAAGACGCTGCTCGACGTCGTCAAGATGTAA
- a CDS encoding dienelactone hydrolase family protein, producing MSVTSRWIDIPTGNDSFGAYMSTPKSGKGPAVIIIQEIFGVNGHIRDVVDQYAQDGYIAIAPDIFWRTQPRVELTYAGADRDKGIEILQKTNVDLAVADIGATAAALRAMPELTGKIAGVGYCFGGRLAYLAAAEGLLDIAVSYYGGGIQNQLDKAPQIKVPMQFHYGELDHGIPLSAVGEVKERFAGRDDVELYIYPNADHGFNCTERASYHQHSAALAHGRTLTFLGTHA from the coding sequence GTGAGCGTGACTTCCCGATGGATCGACATTCCCACCGGCAATGACTCGTTTGGCGCATACATGTCGACGCCGAAGAGCGGCAAGGGTCCCGCCGTGATCATCATTCAGGAGATCTTCGGCGTGAACGGCCATATTCGCGACGTCGTCGATCAATACGCGCAGGACGGCTATATCGCGATCGCACCGGACATTTTCTGGCGCACGCAGCCGCGCGTCGAACTGACCTACGCGGGCGCCGATCGCGACAAGGGCATCGAGATTCTTCAGAAGACGAACGTCGATCTCGCCGTGGCCGACATCGGCGCAACGGCCGCCGCATTGCGCGCGATGCCGGAACTGACGGGCAAGATCGCGGGCGTCGGCTACTGCTTCGGCGGCCGTCTCGCGTATCTGGCCGCAGCTGAAGGACTGCTCGACATCGCCGTGTCGTACTACGGCGGCGGCATCCAGAATCAGCTCGACAAGGCGCCGCAGATCAAGGTGCCGATGCAGTTCCACTACGGCGAACTGGATCACGGCATTCCGCTGTCGGCAGTCGGCGAAGTGAAGGAGCGCTTCGCGGGCCGCGACGACGTCGAACTGTATATCTACCCGAACGCCGATCACGGCTTCAACTGCACCGAGCGCGCGAGCTATCACCAGCACTCGGCAGCGCTCGCGCATGGCCGCACACTGACTTTCCTCGGCACCCACGCATAA